The region GGTGCGCGTGCGCGCGAATTCAAGCGTTTTCCTCTGTTTGTATTCCCGTCGTTTCTGCTCGCAACTGGCAGTATCAATACTGCCCCCTTCGTCCTGCGTGCCTTGTTTCGGATCGAAGATGTCGGTTTTTACGCTGTGGCGAACCGTTTTTTGCTCGCGCCCAGTTCGCTGATTGGGGGGGCGATATCCGAAGCTTTCCGTGCCGAGTTCGTGTCAATGCAGAAAGCTGGCGGGGATACGGCTCGTCTGTTCCAGAATACGCTGCGTTCTCTCCTGCTAGTGGCCACGCCGGTGTTCGGCGCTTTAATGGTTTTTGCGCCGACATTGTTCGAGTTTTTGCTTGGCCCCTCGTTTGGACCCAGCGGGCTTGTGGTCAGGTACATCAGCCTGGGCGTTTTTGCTCAGTTTGTCGCCCAGCCGTTCCACTATGTATTCGTGGCTACTGGGCGGGTACGCACAGGCTTGGTGGTGCAAGGGGCTTGCGCATTTGTTCCCCTGCTCGGGCTGATCGCTGGTGGTCTAAAAGGGGTGGGAATACTCCACGCCCTGTTATTTGGGGCAATTCTTTCGGCAGCCACCTCCGCAGTATTGATCTGGATGGCGTACCGCTGCTGCGAGAACCCGACCAGTGTGTCCGACGAGGTGAATAACCATGCTTAAATTGATCTTGGTTGGATTGGCGTACTGTGGCCTTTTCCATTATGCATACGTTACCACAATCACCCCGATTTTTGCGTACGCGCATTACGTGTACAACGATCCAGCCATAGATGGGTTGTTCGTTGCCTACGTGTGTGCAGTATTTCCCTTGGCATTATTCAAGGAAAGTCCCCTTCCGTCCAACTTTGGGGCTGCGCTCCTGTACGTCCTCTGTTACGCACCAGCACAGCTCATGCTCCTGTTCATGTGGGAGCGGGAAGCGCTTGAATTGGTTGTTCTACAAACGGTACTGGCAGCTAGTATGGGAGCGCTGTTCGTCATGGCGCGCAGCGGTGGTGGCCAACAGATCGAAGCGAGTGTCGAGCCTGCAAAGTTGTCGATGACCATCAATGTTCTCACGGGCGTGTCAATGCTGGCGTTATTCGCTACCTTTTCTGGCCAAATGGAACTGGTGTCATTCAATGATGTGTACGACTTGCGTTCCACGGCAGCTTCCACTCAACGCGCATTCGGCGTCGACTACCTACTTAGCTGGATGTCGTATTCATTCTTACCCTACTATTTCGCCAAGGGTTTCCTGTCGCGTAACTGGCGCGATCTGGCGATAGGTGTTGTGGGGAGCATGCTGCTGTATATCGCGATGGGCTCCAAAGCCGGCCTCCTTCTCGGACCGATAATTTTCCTCGTTGGAGTGATTTATGGCTCCGGGGGCAATGCTCTTAAGCGATTGCTAATTGGGGTCGGGGTCGGTGTAGCTGTGACGGTTCTGGTGATCCCAGGTGAAGGGATCTGGATTTGGGCGAGATCCATTCTGCTGATTCGAATTCTAGGCACGGGGGGGTGGACCATGTCGACTTATTACGAGTACTTCACATCGCACCAGTTCACTTACTACACGCACATTGGCCCGATCAATGCGATATTTGGCGGCTATCCTTACGGCGAGTATTCTCTGGGTCAAATGATTGGCCTGGAGTATAGCGGCTCATACGAGGCGAACTTTAATGCGAACTTCTGGGCCAGCGACGGATTTGCAGCCTTAGGTTTGGCAGGAATTCCGTTCGCAACGGCGGCACTAGGTTTGGTCTTTTATCTGATTAACGTCCTTACGCGACATTGTGCCCCGCGCCTAGTCGTCATGTGGCTTACCGGTTTCTGGTTGGCATTGCTCAACCTACCGCTATCTGTCGCGATACTGTCAGGTGGTGGTCTCGTCACCGTATTGCTGATCCAAGCGAGTATCTCGCGGCGAGTACCTGATCCTGATTTTGCCCAAGCCGACGCGTTAAAAATTAGCTCATTCGATACATCCTTTAAAAAGTAAAAAATAAGAATTATGAAGATTGTTCACGTTGAAGATTTCATTCACCCTGACGCTGGATACCAGGTCAACCTGCTCTCACGCCTACAACAGATCGACGGCCAGGAAGTATCAATCGTCACAGGTGAATTGGATAAAATGCCGGACTGGTTGACAGGATTTTTCGGTATTGATCGTATTGAGGAGCGCGACGCACGTTTCAAGAGGGAAACTGGAGTACCGATTCACCGCGTGCCCCTGCATGGATTCTACAGCGGCCGGGCGATTATGCATTTTTGGCGACTGTTCCGTACTGTCGCTAAGGAAAAGCCGGATGTGGTGTTTGTACATGGTGAGGATACACTCACCGGAATGCTGTTCATCATCTTGTCGCGCTGGCTGCCATACCCAATTATTCTCGATTGCCATATGTTGGAGATGGCATCGTTGAATCGTTTCCGCAAGTACTTCCGCTGGCTTTACAAGCGTATCATCACGCCAATTATTTTATCGCGTAATATCCCGTTGATCCGCGTGGTCGATAGCGATTTTGTAGAGAAGTGCCTTGGTATACCATTGTCGCATACTGATTTGTTGTCGTTCGGGACCGACACTTTGCATTTTAGTCCGAACCCTGAAAACAGACGCGCTAAGCGCGCTGAGCTTGGGCTGTCGCAGGACGCGTTCGTCGTACTCTATGCCGGCAAACTGGATGAACAGAAAGGAGGCGCATTCCTTTCGAGTGCATTGTGTGAAAAGTTAACAGCGCCAAATGAGCGCGAACTGCAATTCTTGATTGTGGGCAATAGCGTAGGTACGTATGGCGAACAAGTCGAGAAAAATTTTGCCGCCTCCGATAACGTAATTAAACGGTTGCCGACCCAACGTTATTTCGACCTTGCAGGGTTTTACCAAGCGGCGGATTTGGTCGTTTTCCCGAAACAATGCAGTATGAGTTTCTTCGAAGCGCAGTCATGTGGCTGCCCAATCCTGTTCGAGGCCAATGAAATCAACACCCAACGTGCGCAGTTTGGCAACGCTATCACATTCACAGGTGGCGACATTTCTGATTTTCGCCAAAAACTCATGGGGTTAGTCGCCTTGGAACAGGAAGCCCTCGATGCGTACGGGATTAATGCGCGCAAGTTTATCATTGATAACTATGACTTTGTTCCTATCGCACGGCAATTTACGGCTGTGCTAGAGCGGGCGCTAGTGGCAAGCACCGCAAAGTCGCAACGGACCTGAAAGATGTCGGAAATGAATAAAGATTCAGGCGCTATGCGGCCGCTTGTCGTTGGGATTGACGCATCGCGCAACCGTTCCGGTGGTGCGCGCGCGCATATAATTGGTATTATTGAAAATTTATGCCCTGAGCAGCACGATATCAAGGGAGTCCATGTCTGGGCCTACCGTACTCTGCTCGATGCTTTGCCTGACCTGCCGTGGCTGCACAAGCATTGCCCTCCCGCGCTGGAGCGTGGTCTGCTTTCCCAACTTTGGTGGCAGATGCAGGATTTGGCTGAGGAGGCCAGGCAGGCCGGCTGTGACATCCTTTTCGCGACCGACGCCAGCACGCTTTGCAACTTCCAGCCGTTGGTCGTGTTGAGTCAGGACATGCTGTCATACGAAAAAGGTGTGATGTCCTACTTCGGCTACGGTACAGCGCGCCTGCGACTATTGCTGATCTTGTTTCTGCAAAACGCCGCGTTTCGTCGGGCGCGCGGTGTCATTTTTTTGACCAAGTACGCTGGCAAGGTTATTCAATCGAGCTGCGGTGCGCTGAAGCGCGTGACCTATGTCGCGCATGGGGTGGGAGAGAATTTCCGTGCCATTGGCTTGACGCGCCCGTGGCCAGTGAATCCAGTTGAGCCATTAGTCTGCACCTATGTGTCGAACACCGAGATGTACAAGCACCAATGGCAAGTCGTTGAGGCGATGGCGTTACTGCGTGTGCGGGGCCACAATGTCAATCTGGTGCTGGTCGGCGGAGGCCAGGGACAGGCTCAGGCGCTGCTTGATGCGGCAATACGGAAGTATGATCCGCAACAGGAGTTCGTGACTCAGGTTGCATTCGTTTCTCAAGCAGAGCTGACCGACTACCTTGCACAATCGAATATTTTCATATTCGCATCTAGTTGCGAGAATCAACCAGTGACGCTGCTCGAGGGAATGGCGGCCGGCTTGCCAATTGCTTGTTCGGATCGAGGCCCAATGTTGGAGGTCCTCGAAGATGCCGGGACTTTCTTCGATCCAGAAAAACCGGAAACGATAGCGGATGCGGTCGAGGACCTTATCCTTAATGAAGAGAAACGCAAGTTATTAGCTGCTCGTGCGCAGCAGATCGCGGCTCGCTATTCATGGTCGCGCTGCGCCAGCAAAACGTTTAATTTTATATCCAGTACTTATTGGAATGGGAAAGTTTACGCCGAGTAGTGACTGCAAATCTGCGACCATTGCATAATGGACACTAGCGCCTCAAATATTACCTTCCTAGATGACACCTTTCAAGCTGAAAAATTAACTTAAGACAAAATAAAACATGAACCTGGATCCTAATTACCAGATGTGCCGCCGTTGTATCATGGATACATCCGACGCAGGCATACAATTTGATAGCAGCGGCACATGCAACTACTGCAATAATTTTGACACGAACATTGTTCCAAACTGGCATACCGACGAAAAGGGCGCGAGCGAACTGGCCGTGCTCGCCGATAAGATCCGTGCCGATGGCAAGGGCAAGGACTTCGATTGCATCATCGGCCTTAGTGGTGGGCTGGACAGTTCCTATGCGGTTTACGTGGCGAAAGAGAAAATGGGCCTGCGCCCGCTGCTGTATCACGTCGATGCTGGCTGGAATACCGACCAGGCAGTCGGCAACATCGAAAAACTCGTCGATGGCCTTGGCCTGGACTTGTACACGGAAGTGGTGAACTGGCAGGAAATGAAGGACTTGCAGGTGGCTTTCCTGAAGTCGCAGATTCCCGATCAGGATTTGCCGCAGGATGCCTCGTTCTTCTCGTCGCTGTACAAATTCGCGCGCAAGAACAAGATCAAGTATGTGGTTACCGGATCGAACTATTCGACCGAATGCTGCCGTGAGCCGGAAGCGTGGGGTGGTTATCTGGGTATCGACAAGACCTTGTTTGGCGACATCCACGGCAAATTCGGCAAGCGTCCGCTGAAGACGTTCCCCTTGCTCGACATCCTTGTCTACAAAGGCTATTACCAGCATGTGCTGGGCATGCAGGTGGCCAAGCCGCTGAACATGGTGCCATTCCTGAAAAAAGACGCCGAGGATGAACTCGAACGCCGCTTTGGCTGGAAGCGTTTTCAGCACAAGCACCACGAGTCGCGTTTTACCCGCTTCTACGAGGATTACTGGCTGCCGCGCAAGTTCGGCTTCCAGAAACGTCGAGCGCACTTCTCCAGCTTGATCATGACGGGACAAATGACGCGCGAAGCCGCGCTGGACCGTATATCACGCCCTGAGATGGATGAACATTTTCTCAAGCAGGAATTCGAATACGTGGCCAGCAAGCTCGATCTTTCCGTAGAGGAACTGCAGGCCATTTTTGACGGGGAAAACAAGACGTATCGTGACTACCGCAACAAGCGCTGGCTGATTGGCGCGGGCGCCAGTGCGATGCGCCTGCTGGGTACGGAAAAGAGGTTTTTCCGATGATCCATATCGTTGATTATGGCCTGGGCAATGTCCAGGCATTCGCCAATATGTACAAGCGCCTCGGTTTCGAGGCGACGCGCGCCAAGACAGCGGCCGAACTGAGCGGCGCTACCAAGATCATCCTGCCGGGTGTCGGTGCGTTCGACAAGGCAATGGAATTGCTCGATGCGTCGGGCATGCGGCCGGTACTCGAAGACCTGGTCGTCGAGAAGAAGGTACCGGTGCTGGGAATCTGCGTCGGCATGCAGATACTGGCAAGCGCCAGCGACGAGGGAACGTCGGCGGGCCTGGGCTGGATTCCAGGCCGGGTGCGTTCGTTCGGCTCGTCAGAGGAATCGTCCAAACTGCCGCTTCCCCACATGGGGTGGAATGATGTTGCGCCAGCGCCGGGTTCTGCGTTGTTTGCCGGCCTGGAGTCGGACGCGCGCTTTTACTTTCTCCACTCATTTTTCTTCGACAGCAGCGACCCGGCCCATGTGTCGGCCCGCGCCACCTACGGCCTTAACTTTGGCTGCGCCGTCAGTTCGGGCAATGTCCATGGCGTCCAGTTTCACCCAGAGAAAAGCCACCATTATGGTGCCTTGCTGTTGAAAAATTTCGCGGAGTTATAAGATGCTCAGACCAAGGATTATCCCTTGCCTGTTGGTGCACGAAAAAGGTCTGGTCAAGACAGTGTCGTTCAAGTCGCCAAAATATGTGGGTGACCCGATCAATGCGGTCAAGATTTTCAATGAAAAGGAATCGGACGAGCTTATCGTGCTGGACATCGATGCCTCGGTCAATGGCGTCGAACCTGACTACAAACTGATTTCCGACCTGGCAGCGGAGTGCCGCATGCCCTTGTGCTACGGCGGCGGAATTCGCACTGCGGCACAGGCAAAACACATCATCAGCCTGGGTGTGGAGAAAATCGCGATCAGCTCGGCGGCAGTGGAAAATCCGGAGCTCGTTTCCCAGATTTCCGACGAAGTGGGCCGCCAGAGCGTGGTAGTGGTCATCGACGTCAAGAAGCGCATGCTGAGCAAAGAGTACGACGTTTATATCCACAACGGTCGCAAGAACACCAAACGTAATCCGATCGAACTGGCCAAGCAGATGGAATTGCTGGGGGCGGGCGAAATCGTGCTCAATTCGATCGACCAGGATGGTCAGATGAAGGGCTACGACGTGGCACTGGCACAGAAATTACGCGAAGCGGTGCGTATTCCGATCACCATCCTCGGTGGCGCCGGTTCGTTGCAGGACATCGAAAAGCTGGTTGGCGCCTGTGGCGTGGTTGGCGCCTCGGCTGGCAGCCTGTTTGTCTTCAAGGGTGTGTATAAAGCCGTCCTGATCAATTATCCGAGTGTGCTCCAGCGCGACGAACTGGTGGCGCGTGCGCTAGGTTTGAACTTGGCAACAGTTAACGAAAAATAAGGAATTGTATGTTTGAAGGCAAAGTACTGCTCATTACCGGTGGCACGGGTTCGTTTGGAAACGCCGTTCTGCGTCGTTTTCTGGATACCGAGATCAAAGAGATCCGCATTTTCAGCCGCGATGAAAAAAAGCAGGATGACATGCGCAAGAAGTACAACAATCCGAAGCTGAAGTTTTATATCGGTGATGTGCGTGATTTTTCCAGTGTCCTGAATGCCACCCGCGGCGTTGATTTCATTTTCCATGCGGCGGCGCTGAAGCAGGTGCCGTCGTGCGAGTTCCACCCGATGGAAGCGGTCAAGACCAATATCATCGGTACCGACAATCTGCTGGAGGCGGCGATTCAGAACAGCGTACGCCGCGTGGTCTGCCTGAGTACCGACAAGGCCGCCTACCCGATCAATGCCATGGGCATTTCGAAGGCGATGATGGAAAAAGTCATGGTCGCCAAGTCGCGTGGCCTCGATGATGCCAAAACCGTCATTTGCGGCACGCGCTATGGCAACGTGATGGCCTCGCGCGGTTCGGTGATTCCCCTGTTCGTGGATCAGGTACTGGCTGGCAAGTCGATCACCATCACCGACCCTGCCATGACGCGCTTCATGATGACGCTCGAAGATGCGGTCGACCTGGTGCTGTATGCATTCGAACATGGCACCAATGGCGATATGTTTGTTCAGAAAGCGCCGGCCGCCACGGTTGAAACGCTGGTCGCCGCGCTGTTGTCGATCATGGAAAAACCGGCGCACAAGGTGGACGTGATCGGCACGCGCCATGGCGAAAAATTGTATGAGACCTTGCTCAGCCGTGAAGAAATGGCCGCGGCCGAAGACCTGGGCGGCTACTACCGTATTCCGCCAGATCTGCGTGACCTGAACTACGGTAAATTCGTTGAAGAGGGCGAGGCGAAGATCTCGACTTACGACGACTACAATTCGCACAATACCGACCGTCTCGATACCGATGGCATGAAGCAACTGTTGATGAAGCTCGATTTCGTCCAGGCAATCGCGCGCGGTGAATCACCGGTCGAGGAAGGCTGAGCGATGAAGGTACTTGTCACCGGCGCCAACGGCTTTATCGGCAAGAATCTGTTGATCCACCTTCGCGAGCGTGGCGCCGATAGCCTCACGTTCGTGCGCGGCGATTCGCTCGCTGAGCTGGACGCGAAAGTTGCGCAAGCCGAATTCATTTTTCATCTGGCTGGCGTGAATCGTCCGAAGACGGAGTCGGAATTCGAGGAAGGCAACACCAACCTGACGCAGGCGCTGTGCGATGCGGTAAAACGCAGCGGCCGCCAGGTGCCGATCATTTATGCGTCGTCGGTGCAAGCCGAGTTGCCAAACGCCTATGGCGCGAGCAAGCGGGCGGCAGAAGATGCCTTGCATGCCCTGGCATCCAAGATGGGCCTGCCGGTGTATATCTACCGCTTGCCGAACGTGTTTGGCAAGTGGTGCCGGCCGAACTACAACTCGGCGGTGGCGACCTTCTGCCACAATATCTCCCATGGCTTGCCCATCCAGATCAATAATCCGGCATCCGAGCTGCGGCTGGTCTATGTCGATGACGTGGTTGCCGACTTCCTGAAAGTCATGGATGCGGTGCCAGCGGCCGGCACGCCAGTGGAAGTGCAGCCGGTCTACGCGACCACCGTCGGCGAGATGGCCGACCTCCTGCAGGCCTTCAAGGACAGCCGTACGACCCACGTCACCGAGCGTGTGGGCACCGGCTTTACGCGCGCCCTTTACTCGACCTACATCACGTATTTTGAGCCGGAGACGTTTTCCTATCCGCTCGTCAAGCACGAAGATCCGCGCGGCATGTTTGTTGAAATGCTCAAGACGCGCGATTCAGGACAGTTTTCATTCTTCACGGCGCACCCCGGCATCACGCGTGGCGGCCATTATCATCACACGAAGACTGAAAAGTTCCTGGTGATCAAAGGCAAGGCGCGCTTCTGTTTCCTGCACATCGAGAGTGGCCGCACGCATGAGTTGTGCACCAGTGCCGATGCGCCGGAAGTGGTGGAAACGATCCCCGGCTGGTCGCACGATATCACCAACATTGGTGATGAAGAAATGATTGTGATGTTGTGGGCGAATGAAATTTTTGACCGTCAACATCCCGATACCGTCGCATACAAGGTAACAGCATGAAAAAATTAAAAGTCATTACCGTGGTCGGAACCCGGCCTGAAATCATCCGCTTGTCGCGCGTAATGGCCAAGCTCGACGAGTACTGCGAGCAGATCATTGTCCACACGGGGCAGAACTACGACTACGAACTCAATGAAATTTTCTTCCAGGATCTGGAAGTACGCAAGCCTGATCATTTCCTCAATGCCGCTGGCGGCAACGCTGCCGAGACGATCGGCAAGATCATCATTGCCGTCGATGCGGTGCTGGAGCAGGAACAACCCGACGCCATCCTGATCCTGGGCGATACCAACAGCTGCCTGTCGGCGATTCCTGCGAAGCGCCGCAAGATTCCCATCTTCCACATGGAAGCGGGCAATCGCTGTTTCGACCAGCGTGTACCAGAGGAAACGAATCGCAAGATCGTCGACCATACGGCGGACATCAACCTGACCTACAGCGATATCGCCCGGGAATACCTGTTGCGTGAAGGATTGTTGCCAGATCGTATCATCAAGACAGGCAGCCCGATGTACGAAGTCTTGCACCATTACAAGGCGCGGATCGACGCATCGGATGCGGTCGAACGTCTGGGCCTGACCGAGGGCGAGTATTTTGTCGTCAGTGCCCACCGCGAAGAAAATATCGATTCGCCGGCGAATTTTGCCAAGCTGGTCGACGCATTGAACCAGGTCGCCGAGACCTACAACTTGCCGGTGATCGTTTCGACCCATCCGCGCACGCAGAAAAAGGTCGATGCGCTGGGCGCCAAGTTCCACCCACTGGTGCGTTTGCTCAAGCCGCTTGGTTTCAGGGATTACGTAAAACTGCAGGCGAGCGCGCGCGCAGTGCTGTCCGACAGCGGCACCATCAACGAAGAGTCGTCGATCCTGAACTTCCCGGCCCTGAACCTGCGTGAAGCGCATGAGCGGCCTGAAGGCATGGAAGAGGCGGCCGTGATGATGACCGGCCTGGAAGTCGATCGCATCCTGCAAGGCCTGGCCATCCTGGCGGACCAGCCGCGTGGCGAGCAGCGCAGCCTGCGCCTGGTGGCCGACTACAGCATGCCGAATGTTTCGGACAAGGTTGTCAGGATCGTCCACAGCTATACCGACTACGTCAATCGCGTAGTTTGGAAGAAACAATAAAGGTATTGACGTGCGTTTACTTGTTGTTACGCAGTATTTTTGGCCGGAAAATTTCCGTATCAATGACCTGGTTGCCGAGCTGGTCGGGCGTGGCCACCAGGTCACGGTCCTGACCGGCCATCCGAATTATCCTGCAGGCGAGTTTTTCAGTGACTTTTTGGCTGCACCGGAAAATTTTAACGAGTATGCGGGTGCGGAAGTGGTGCGTGTACGCCACACGGCGCGTGGCAAAGGTGGCGTGCGGCTGATGCTCAATTATTTGACATTCGCGCTCAATGCGAGCTGTAGCGGGCTATGGAAATTACGGGGACGCGATTTCGACGCCATCTTTTGCTACGAGCCTTCGCCGATTACCGTCGGTCTTCCTGCCGCGGCATTGCGGGCGGTGAAGAAAGCGCCGTTGGCATTCTGGGTGCTTGACCTGTGGCCGGAGACACTGCATGCCATCGGCGTGATCAAGTCGCCAGCGGTGCTGCGCGCGGTAGGCAAGCTGGTTTCGTTCGTCTACAAACGCTGTGACGTGATCCTCGCGCAGTCGCGGGCATTCGTACCGAATATCGTGAAATATGCCGGTCCGTCGGCGCGGGTGGAATATTTTCCCAGCTGGGCGGAGTCGGTGTTCGACATGACGGAGGTCGTGCCCGCGGCCGAGATGGAACGCGATTCATCGGTATTTACCGTCATGTTTGCCGGTAACGTCGGTGATGCACAGGACTTTCCGGCAATACTCGCTGCGGCCGAAAGGCTCAAGCACAATCGCGCCATTCGCTGGGTAATCGTCGGCGATGGCCGGCTCAGCGGCTGGCTGGCCGAGCAGGTTGTTGCGCGCGGCCTGTCTGACTGCTTCATTTTGCTTGGCCGCTATCCGGTCGAGCGCATGGCCAGCTTTTTCAGGCATGCCGACGCGCTGCTTGTTTCGCTCAAGGATCAACCCATTTTCTCGATGACGATTCCGGGCAAGCTGCAATCGTACTTGGCGGCGGGTATTCCATTGCTGGCGATGCTCAATGGTGAAGGCGCCGATGTGGTGCGGCAGGCGAATGCGGGTCTGACCTGCAATGCCGGCGATGCCGAAGGCCTGGCCAATGCGGTGCTGGCGATGGCCGACATGACGCCGGCCGAGCGTGCCAGCATGGGCAATAATGGTTTGCAAACCAGCGCGTCACAATTCAATCGCGCCGGTTTGATCACGCAACTGGAAGAATGGCTTATCAATATGCAGTTGAATCAAGTTAAATCCCCGCGGAGACTGCCGCAATGATGCTTGTTACCGGAAGTAATGGTTTTGTGGGCAAGGCGCTGTGCAGCACCTTGCGCGCAGGCGGCGCCAGCGTGTGCGCGGCAGTCAGAAAGGGCGCCAGCGATGGCCAGGTCAATGTGGGCGATCTCAATGGCGGTACCGACTGGCGCGCCGCGTTGGCAGGCTGCGAGGTGGTGTTTCACCTGGCCGCGCGCGTGCATGTCATGGCCGATAAGGACGAGGATCCGCTGCGCGCCTACCGCGAGGTCAATCTCGACGGTACGCTGAACCTGGCAAGACAGGCCATCGCCGCTGGCGTGCGCCGCTTCGTGTTTGTCAGCAGCGTGAAGGTCAACGGCGAGGGCACCACGACGCAGCCGTTCAGGGCCTCCGATGTGCCGCAGCCCTGCGACCCTTATGGGGTATCGAAAATGGAGGCGGAACAGGCCTTGCAGCAATTGGGCCGCGATACCGGACTGGAGGTGGTGATCGTTCGGCCGCCACTGGTCTATGGCCCTGGCGTGAAGGCCAATTTCCTGAACCTGATCAAGCTGGTGCAAAAGGGCGTGCCGCTGCCATTTGGCAGCATCCGCAACTTCCGCAGCATGGTGGCACTCGATAACCTGGTCGATCTGCTGATCGTGTGCGGCAAGCATCCAGCGGCGCCTGGCCACGTGTTCATGGTGTCCGATGGGGATGACATGGGCGTGAAGGAATTGGTCACGAAAATCGCCAGGGCGATGCACAAACGCGTGTTGCTGGTGCCGGTGCCGGTGGCCCTGATGGCTGGCGCCGCCAAATTGCTGGGCAAACAGGGTGTGGTTGACCGCCTGGCCGGTTCACTGCAGGTCGATATTGCCAGTACACAAGCGACGTTGGGCTGGCGACCGGTGGTGACACCGCAAGCGGCGATCGACAACACGGTCGAGCAGTTTTTTTTGAAGAATGGTCAAAGCAAACAATGAAGAGAGTATTTGATTTACTGATGAGCCTGATTGCAGCCGTGATCTTTTTCATCCCGCTGTGCCTGCTTGCCATCGTGGTCAAGGCGACTTCGAAGGGGCCGGTGCTGTACTGGTCCGATCGCGTCGGCCGTGGCAACCGGATTTTTTCCATGCCCAAGCTGCGCACCATGCGCGTCGATACGCCGGTGGTGGCGACGCACTTGCTGGCCGATCCGAAAACCTTCTTGACGCCGGTGGGCGGCTTTCTGCGCAAATCCAGCCTCGATGAAATCCCGCAATTGTGGTGCATCATCTGCGGTGACATGAGCGTGGTGGGGCCGCGCCCTGCGCTGTTCAATCAGCAAAACCTGATCGATCTGCGCACGGCGCAAAATGTCCATCTGATCCGCCCTGGCCTGACCGGCTGGGCGCAGATCAACGGCCGCGACGAACTGCCGATCCCCGAGAAGGTCAAACTCGATGCGGAATATTTGCGTCTGCAGTCGTTTACGTTTGATATCAAGGTGATCATGCTGACGGCACTTAAAGTAGTACGGCGCGACGGCATCGTGCACTGATACTGTCTCGGCTTGCAGTATGAAAAAAGGGAAGCGCCACGGCGCTTCCCTTTTTTTCGTCCTGGCCGTGACTGATCAGTCTGCCTTGATGGCCTCGACCTGGATCGCCAGTTTGACTTCCGGCGAGAACGCCGGCAGGCCGAACGTCAGGCCGAAGTCGTCGCGCTTGAACTGGGCCGTGGCGTCGGCGCCGCACACTTCACGCTTGTAGCGTGGATGCATGATGCACTTGAACTTGTCGACCTTCAGCGTGACCGGCTTGGTTACGCCCAGCAGGGTCAGTTCGCCGTCGACTTGCGTCAGCTGGTCGCCGGTGAACTTGAGCTTGTTGCTCTTGTAGGTGATCTGCGGGAATTTTTCCACGTTGAACATGTCCGCTTTTTTGGCGTGGGTGTTCATCGCATCCAGGCCGAAGTCGATCGAATCGGCTTCGATCACCAGGTCCAGCGTGCCGGACTTGGCGGCGCGGTCCAGGGTGACGGTGCCCTTGGTCTTGTTGAACTTGCCGCGCCAGACGGACATGCCCATGTGATCGGCTTCAAAGCTGGGGAAGGTGTGGGTCGGGTCGAGATTGTAGGTATCGGCGGCGGCCATGGCCGAGCCAGCGCCGGCTACAGCCAGCATGGCGATCATCAGGTGCGAAAGTTTCATTAATATCCTAGGGGTTGGGGTTAATCTGAGTGAGTAACGCCTGAAAAACGTTCAGGACAAGGCGCCTTGCCGAAGGCAGTGCGAATAGCACGA is a window of Janthinobacterium sp. J1-1 DNA encoding:
- a CDS encoding AglZ/HisF2 family acetamidino modification protein — protein: MHEKGLVKTVSFKSPKYVGDPINAVKIFNEKESDELIVLDIDASVNGVEPDYKLISDLAAECRMPLCYGGGIRTAAQAKHIISLGVEKIAISSAAVENPELVSQISDEVGRQSVVVVIDVKKRMLSKEYDVYIHNGRKNTKRNPIELAKQMELLGAGEIVLNSIDQDGQMKGYDVALAQKLREAVRIPITILGGAGSLQDIEKLVGACGVVGASAGSLFVFKGVYKAVLINYPSVLQRDELVARALGLNLATVNEK
- a CDS encoding polysaccharide biosynthesis protein, which gives rise to MFEGKVLLITGGTGSFGNAVLRRFLDTEIKEIRIFSRDEKKQDDMRKKYNNPKLKFYIGDVRDFSSVLNATRGVDFIFHAAALKQVPSCEFHPMEAVKTNIIGTDNLLEAAIQNSVRRVVCLSTDKAAYPINAMGISKAMMEKVMVAKSRGLDDAKTVICGTRYGNVMASRGSVIPLFVDQVLAGKSITITDPAMTRFMMTLEDAVDLVLYAFEHGTNGDMFVQKAPAATVETLVAALLSIMEKPAHKVDVIGTRHGEKLYETLLSREEMAAAEDLGGYYRIPPDLRDLNYGKFVEEGEAKISTYDDYNSHNTDRLDTDGMKQLLMKLDFVQAIARGESPVEEG
- a CDS encoding NAD-dependent epimerase/dehydratase family protein, yielding MIHLRERGADSLTFVRGDSLAELDAKVAQAEFIFHLAGVNRPKTESEFEEGNTNLTQALCDAVKRSGRQVPIIYASSVQAELPNAYGASKRAAEDALHALASKMGLPVYIYRLPNVFGKWCRPNYNSAVATFCHNISHGLPIQINNPASELRLVYVDDVVADFLKVMDAVPAAGTPVEVQPVYATTVGEMADLLQAFKDSRTTHVTERVGTGFTRALYSTYITYFEPETFSYPLVKHEDPRGMFVEMLKTRDSGQFSFFTAHPGITRGGHYHHTKTEKFLVIKGKARFCFLHIESGRTHELCTSADAPEVVETIPGWSHDITNIGDEEMIVMLWANEIFDRQHPDTVAYKVTA
- the wecB gene encoding non-hydrolyzing UDP-N-acetylglucosamine 2-epimerase translates to MKKLKVITVVGTRPEIIRLSRVMAKLDEYCEQIIVHTGQNYDYELNEIFFQDLEVRKPDHFLNAAGGNAAETIGKIIIAVDAVLEQEQPDAILILGDTNSCLSAIPAKRRKIPIFHMEAGNRCFDQRVPEETNRKIVDHTADINLTYSDIAREYLLREGLLPDRIIKTGSPMYEVLHHYKARIDASDAVERLGLTEGEYFVVSAHREENIDSPANFAKLVDALNQVAETYNLPVIVSTHPRTQKKVDALGAKFHPLVRLLKPLGFRDYVKLQASARAVLSDSGTINEESSILNFPALNLREAHERPEGMEEAAVMMTGLEVDRILQGLAILADQPRGEQRSLRLVADYSMPNVSDKVVRIVHSYTDYVNRVVWKKQ
- a CDS encoding glycosyltransferase family 4 protein, producing MRLLVVTQYFWPENFRINDLVAELVGRGHQVTVLTGHPNYPAGEFFSDFLAAPENFNEYAGAEVVRVRHTARGKGGVRLMLNYLTFALNASCSGLWKLRGRDFDAIFCYEPSPITVGLPAAALRAVKKAPLAFWVLDLWPETLHAIGVIKSPAVLRAVGKLVSFVYKRCDVILAQSRAFVPNIVKYAGPSARVEYFPSWAESVFDMTEVVPAAEMERDSSVFTVMFAGNVGDAQDFPAILAAAERLKHNRAIRWVIVGDGRLSGWLAEQVVARGLSDCFILLGRYPVERMASFFRHADALLVSLKDQPIFSMTIPGKLQSYLAAGIPLLAMLNGEGADVVRQANAGLTCNAGDAEGLANAVLAMADMTPAERASMGNNGLQTSASQFNRAGLITQLEEWLINMQLNQVKSPRRLPQ